In the genome of Kitasatospora cathayae, one region contains:
- the ilvC gene encoding ketol-acid reductoisomerase, with the protein MAELFYEDDADLSIIQGRKVAVIGYGSQGHAHALSLRDSGADVRVGLKPESKSRAKAEEAGLRVVTPAEAAAEADVIMILVPDPIQADVYEADIAPHLKAGDALFFGHGLNIRYGFIKPPADVDVCMVAPKGPGHLVRRQYEEGRGVPAIVAVEQDASGKAFDLALSYAKGLGATKAGVIKTTFTEETETDLFGEQAVLCGGTAALVKAGFETLVEAGYQPEIAYFECLHELKLIVDLMYEGGLEKMRWSVSETAEWGDYVTGPRIITDATKAEMKKVLAEIQDGTFANTWIAEYKAGLPKYNEYKTADENHLLETTGKKLRSLMSWVDEKA; encoded by the coding sequence GTGGCCGAGCTGTTCTACGAAGACGACGCCGACCTGTCCATCATCCAGGGCCGCAAGGTCGCGGTCATCGGCTACGGCAGCCAGGGCCACGCCCACGCGCTGTCCCTGCGCGACTCCGGCGCCGACGTCCGGGTCGGCCTGAAGCCGGAGTCCAAGTCCCGTGCCAAGGCCGAGGAGGCCGGCCTGCGCGTGGTCACCCCGGCCGAGGCCGCGGCCGAGGCCGACGTCATCATGATCCTGGTCCCGGACCCGATCCAGGCCGACGTCTACGAGGCCGACATCGCCCCGCACCTGAAGGCCGGCGACGCCCTGTTCTTCGGCCACGGCCTGAACATCCGCTACGGCTTCATCAAGCCCCCGGCGGACGTCGACGTCTGCATGGTCGCCCCGAAGGGCCCGGGCCACCTGGTCCGCCGCCAGTACGAGGAGGGCCGCGGCGTCCCGGCGATCGTCGCGGTCGAGCAGGACGCCTCGGGCAAGGCCTTCGACCTGGCCCTGTCGTACGCCAAGGGCCTGGGCGCCACCAAGGCCGGCGTCATCAAGACCACCTTCACCGAGGAGACCGAGACCGACCTGTTCGGCGAGCAGGCCGTCCTCTGCGGTGGCACCGCCGCCCTGGTGAAGGCCGGGTTCGAGACCCTGGTCGAGGCCGGCTACCAGCCGGAGATCGCCTACTTCGAGTGCCTGCACGAGCTGAAGCTGATCGTCGACCTGATGTACGAGGGCGGCCTGGAGAAGATGCGCTGGTCGGTCTCCGAGACCGCCGAGTGGGGTGACTACGTCACCGGCCCGCGGATCATCACCGACGCCACCAAGGCCGAGATGAAGAAGGTCCTCGCCGAGATCCAGGACGGCACCTTCGCCAACACCTGGATCGCCGAGTACAAGGCCGGTCTGCCCAAGTACAACGAGTACAAGACGGCAGACGAGAACCACCTGCTGGAGACCACCGGCAAGAAGCTGCGCTCGCTGATGAGCTGGGTCGACGAGAAGGCCTGA
- the ilvN gene encoding acetolactate synthase small subunit has product MSKHTLSVLVENKPGVLARIAALFSRRGFNIDSLAVGPTEHPDVSRMTIVVNVEDLPLEQVTKQLNKLVNVIKIVELDQSAAIQRELVLVKVRADNETRSQIVEIVQLFRAKTVDVSPEAVTIEATGSSDKLEAMLRMLEPYGIKELVQSGLVAIGRGARSITDRSLRALDRSA; this is encoded by the coding sequence ATGTCCAAGCACACCCTCTCCGTCCTGGTCGAGAACAAGCCCGGCGTGCTCGCCCGCATCGCCGCGCTGTTCTCCCGTCGGGGCTTCAACATCGACTCCCTCGCCGTCGGCCCGACCGAGCACCCGGACGTGTCCCGGATGACGATCGTGGTCAACGTCGAGGACCTCCCGCTGGAACAGGTCACCAAGCAGCTCAACAAGCTCGTGAACGTGATAAAGATCGTCGAACTCGACCAGTCCGCTGCGATCCAGCGGGAACTGGTCCTGGTGAAGGTCCGCGCCGACAACGAGACCCGGTCGCAGATCGTCGAGATCGTCCAGCTGTTCCGTGCCAAGACCGTCGACGTGTCACCCGAAGCGGTGACCATCGAGGCCACCGGCAGTTCGGACAAGCTGGAGGCCATGCTCCGGATGCTGGAGCCTTACGGCATCAAGGAGTTGGTCCAGTCCGGCCTGGTCGCCATCGGCCGCGGCGCGCGTTCCATCACGGACCGCTCGCTGCGCGCCCTCGACCGCAGCGCCTGA
- a CDS encoding acetolactate synthase large subunit — MTEHAASPRRGDNPAAHAPAPQHVAETMTGAQSLIRSLEAVGADTVFGIPGGAILPAYDPLMDSVKVRHILVRHEQGAGHAATGYAQATGKVGVCMATSGPGATNLVTPIADAYMDSVPIVAITGQVASKAIGTDAFQEADICGITMPITKHNYLVTDPAEIPRVIAEAFHIAATGRPGPVLVDIAKDALQATTTFRWPVETALPGYRPVTKPHAKQIREAAKMLVSSKRPVLYVGGGVIKAQATAELRILAELTGAPVVTTLMALGAFPDSHPQHLGMPGMHGSVPAVTALQKSDLLFTLGARFDDRVTGKLDSFAPYAKIVHADIDPAEIGKNRPADVPIVGDAREVLADLIVAVQAEFDAGHKGDYADWWEKLNEWKKTYPLGFEPAPNGQLSPQQVIERIGQLVGSDAVYAAGVGQHQMWSSQYIRFEKPGTWLNSGGAGTMGYAVPAAMGAKAGRPEAVVWAIDGDGCFQMTNQELVTCALNDIPIKVAVINNGSLGMVRQWQTLFYNQRYSNTVLHSGPDHDGIAPPAQGTRIPDFVLLSEAMGCVGLRCERPEDLDAVIKQAMEINDRPVVIDFIVHQDAMVWPMVAAGTSNDEIQFAKGVRPDFGDDLD, encoded by the coding sequence ATGACCGAGCACGCCGCATCCCCCCGCCGCGGGGACAACCCGGCCGCCCACGCTCCCGCTCCCCAGCACGTCGCCGAGACCATGACCGGAGCCCAGTCGCTCATCCGCTCGCTCGAGGCCGTGGGCGCGGACACCGTCTTCGGCATCCCGGGCGGGGCCATCCTTCCCGCGTACGACCCGCTGATGGACTCGGTCAAGGTGCGCCACATCCTGGTCCGCCACGAGCAGGGCGCCGGCCACGCGGCCACCGGCTACGCCCAGGCCACCGGCAAGGTCGGGGTCTGCATGGCCACCTCCGGCCCCGGCGCGACCAACCTGGTCACCCCGATCGCCGACGCGTACATGGACTCCGTGCCGATCGTCGCGATCACCGGTCAGGTCGCCTCCAAGGCGATCGGCACCGACGCCTTCCAGGAGGCGGACATCTGCGGCATCACCATGCCGATCACCAAGCACAACTACCTGGTCACCGACCCGGCCGAGATCCCCCGGGTGATCGCCGAGGCCTTCCACATCGCCGCCACCGGCCGCCCCGGCCCGGTCCTGGTCGACATCGCCAAGGACGCGCTGCAGGCCACCACCACTTTCCGGTGGCCGGTCGAGACCGCGCTGCCGGGCTACCGTCCGGTCACCAAGCCGCACGCCAAGCAGATCCGCGAAGCCGCGAAGATGCTGGTCAGCAGCAAGCGCCCGGTGCTCTACGTCGGCGGCGGCGTGATCAAGGCGCAGGCCACCGCCGAGCTGCGGATCCTCGCCGAGCTGACCGGCGCCCCGGTCGTCACCACCCTGATGGCGCTCGGCGCCTTCCCGGACAGCCACCCGCAGCACCTGGGCATGCCCGGCATGCACGGCTCCGTCCCGGCCGTCACCGCGCTGCAGAAGTCGGACCTGCTGTTCACCCTCGGCGCCCGCTTCGACGACCGGGTCACCGGCAAGCTGGACAGCTTCGCCCCGTACGCCAAGATCGTCCACGCGGACATCGACCCGGCCGAGATCGGCAAGAACCGCCCGGCGGACGTGCCGATCGTCGGCGACGCCCGCGAGGTGCTGGCCGACCTGATCGTCGCCGTCCAGGCCGAGTTCGACGCCGGCCACAAGGGCGACTACGCGGACTGGTGGGAGAAGCTCAACGAGTGGAAGAAGACCTACCCGCTGGGCTTCGAGCCGGCCCCGAACGGCCAGCTCTCCCCGCAGCAGGTCATCGAGCGGATCGGCCAGCTGGTCGGCTCGGACGCCGTCTACGCCGCGGGCGTCGGCCAGCACCAGATGTGGAGCTCGCAGTACATCCGCTTCGAGAAGCCGGGCACCTGGCTCAACTCCGGCGGCGCCGGCACCATGGGCTACGCCGTCCCGGCGGCGATGGGCGCCAAGGCGGGCCGCCCGGAGGCGGTGGTCTGGGCCATCGACGGCGACGGCTGCTTCCAGATGACCAACCAGGAACTGGTCACCTGCGCCCTGAACGACATCCCGATCAAGGTCGCGGTCATCAACAACGGCTCGCTGGGCATGGTCCGGCAGTGGCAGACGCTGTTCTACAACCAGCGCTACTCCAACACCGTGCTGCACTCCGGACCGGACCACGACGGCATCGCCCCGCCGGCCCAGGGCACCCGGATCCCCGACTTCGTCCTGCTGTCCGAGGCGATGGGCTGCGTCGGCCTGCGCTGCGAGCGCCCCGAGGACCTGGACGCGGTCATCAAGCAGGCGATGGAGATCAACGACCGCCCGGTGGTCATCGACTTCATCGTCCACCAGGACGCGATGGTGTGGCCGATGGTCGCGGCCGGCACCAGCAACGACGAGATCCAGTTCGCCAAGGGCGTCCGCCCCGACTTCGGCGACGATCTCGACTGA
- a CDS encoding putative bifunctional diguanylate cyclase/phosphodiesterase gives MCRLRESRVLPGLALGGLCLAYALGAATGWGSRQLSIFMGDFGLAAAALGAALSCLVYGCTVGGHARPAWLLFGLSSFMVAFGNGTWGWYELVVRIPLPQDSLAEYAFLLFAPLAITGVLVLAQHPRSAAGWLCLLLDGWLIAGSLFTLSWSLALGRIAAGESGSPLRLALNLAYPVLDILLVSLVVGLRFGGRDGNRAAVHTAMLALAVTVTCDALFTSPELRSNYHSGELLDAGWFSGSLLLAWAPWSSRWRRPLREHPSAGGLPRRRVATTFSALTPYAAAAVCTAGILYNALGGRELDRVVAAAACTVGLALILRQGVMLLDNLSLAQELAHKESHFRSLVQGSSDVIMIAGANGVLSYVSPAALGVYGRDPEELVGGNLLDLVHPEDVDRVLAEVRRYLARVRLAAHRTPGTGETSARVECRISSGVGEWLHVESTVSRHRDGLLLNSRDVTERVMLQAQLQHNAFHDPLTDLPNRALFTQRLRAALGNRGQQDGTGAGIAVLFLDLDGFKAVNDTAGHQVGDELLVQAARRLLGAVRCGDTVARFGGDEFAALVCGPLGKLQVQELAERLRVALSEPYWIGGVELGVAASIGIAFGTPERGPAADPRAAADELMRNADLAMYRAKSEGKGRVVLYAPAMRADLERRTELEERLRVAVREGGFTLLHQPVVDLASGAVIGVEAQARWRSAGGLLLTPAEFLRSAEHGDAATRFSRWLVQEAVAAAADRRAVCGRSRGGAPVPVPVAVRLSTERLCSPGLYETVAAALRDSGLPAGELVIEVARMGPDRLADELGRRLAALRRLGVSTWLAGYGAGSGSLGALARLPLDGLKLDRTLVQDLGESALSRTLAGHALRLGRDLGMITAAEGVDLPRQVAALQELGCRLAQGSAFAPPLDETRLRRALARRGYPLPKPLGPLSARRGYLAADTRTGGRADAAPGRVVPHHGASDLPEHPAAAGPGAGPHGETVIPPA, from the coding sequence CTGTGCAGGCTCCGGGAGAGCCGCGTGCTGCCCGGCCTCGCCCTCGGCGGGCTCTGCCTGGCCTACGCGCTGGGTGCCGCCACCGGCTGGGGATCACGCCAACTCTCCATCTTCATGGGCGACTTCGGGCTCGCTGCAGCCGCCCTCGGGGCCGCGCTGTCCTGCCTGGTGTACGGCTGCACGGTCGGCGGCCACGCCCGCCCGGCCTGGCTGCTGTTCGGCCTCTCCTCGTTCATGGTCGCCTTCGGCAACGGCACCTGGGGCTGGTACGAGCTGGTCGTGCGCATCCCGCTGCCGCAGGACTCGCTCGCCGAGTACGCCTTCCTGCTGTTCGCCCCGCTCGCCATCACCGGCGTGCTGGTGCTCGCCCAGCACCCGCGCTCGGCGGCCGGCTGGCTGTGCCTGCTGCTCGACGGCTGGCTGATCGCCGGCTCGCTGTTCACCCTCAGCTGGAGCCTGGCGCTCGGCCGGATCGCGGCCGGCGAGAGCGGCTCCCCGCTGAGGCTGGCTCTCAACCTGGCCTACCCGGTGCTGGACATCCTGCTGGTCAGCCTGGTGGTGGGGCTGCGCTTCGGCGGCCGGGACGGCAACCGGGCGGCGGTGCACACCGCGATGCTCGCGCTCGCCGTCACGGTGACCTGCGACGCCCTGTTCACCTCCCCGGAGCTGCGCAGCAACTACCACTCCGGCGAACTGCTGGACGCCGGCTGGTTCTCCGGCAGTCTGCTGCTCGCCTGGGCGCCGTGGTCCTCGCGCTGGCGCCGTCCGCTGCGCGAGCACCCCTCGGCCGGCGGCCTGCCGCGCCGCCGGGTGGCCACCACCTTCAGCGCGCTCACCCCCTACGCGGCCGCCGCGGTGTGCACCGCGGGAATCCTCTACAACGCCCTCGGCGGGCGCGAGTTGGACCGCGTGGTGGCCGCGGCCGCGTGCACCGTCGGGCTGGCACTGATCCTCAGGCAAGGCGTCATGCTGCTCGACAACCTCTCACTGGCCCAGGAACTCGCCCACAAGGAGTCGCACTTCCGCTCCCTGGTGCAGGGCTCCAGTGACGTCATCATGATCGCGGGGGCGAACGGCGTGCTCTCGTACGTCTCCCCGGCGGCGCTCGGCGTGTACGGGCGGGACCCGGAGGAACTGGTCGGCGGCAACCTGTTGGACCTGGTGCACCCCGAGGACGTGGACCGGGTGCTCGCCGAGGTCCGCCGCTACCTCGCGCGGGTCCGGCTCGCCGCCCACCGCACCCCGGGCACCGGCGAGACCTCGGCCCGGGTGGAGTGCCGGATCAGCTCCGGCGTCGGCGAGTGGCTGCACGTCGAGTCCACGGTCAGCCGGCACCGCGACGGTCTGCTGCTCAACAGCCGGGACGTCACCGAACGCGTCATGCTCCAGGCCCAGTTGCAGCACAACGCCTTCCACGACCCGCTCACCGACCTGCCCAACCGGGCGCTGTTCACCCAGCGGCTGCGCGCCGCCCTCGGCAACCGCGGCCAGCAGGACGGGACGGGCGCCGGGATCGCGGTGCTCTTCCTCGACCTGGACGGCTTCAAGGCGGTCAACGACACCGCCGGGCACCAGGTGGGCGACGAGCTGCTGGTGCAGGCCGCCCGCCGGCTGCTGGGCGCGGTGCGCTGCGGGGACACCGTCGCCCGGTTCGGCGGCGACGAGTTCGCCGCCCTGGTCTGCGGCCCGCTCGGCAAGCTGCAGGTCCAGGAGCTGGCCGAGCGGCTGCGGGTCGCGCTCTCCGAGCCGTACTGGATCGGCGGCGTCGAACTCGGCGTCGCCGCCAGCATCGGCATCGCCTTCGGCACCCCCGAGCGCGGCCCGGCCGCCGACCCCAGGGCCGCCGCCGACGAGCTGATGCGCAACGCCGACCTCGCGATGTACCGGGCGAAGTCCGAGGGCAAGGGCCGGGTGGTGCTCTACGCCCCCGCGATGCGGGCCGACCTGGAGCGCCGCACCGAGCTGGAGGAGCGGCTGCGGGTGGCCGTCCGGGAGGGCGGCTTCACCCTGCTCCACCAGCCGGTGGTGGACCTCGCCAGCGGCGCGGTGATCGGCGTCGAGGCCCAGGCCCGCTGGCGCTCGGCGGGCGGGCTGCTGCTCACCCCGGCCGAGTTCCTGCGCTCGGCCGAGCACGGCGACGCGGCGACCCGGTTCTCCCGCTGGCTGGTGCAGGAGGCGGTGGCGGCCGCCGCCGACCGGCGGGCGGTGTGCGGCCGGAGCCGCGGCGGCGCGCCGGTGCCCGTCCCGGTGGCCGTCCGGCTCTCCACCGAGCGGCTCTGTTCGCCAGGCCTGTACGAGACGGTGGCCGCGGCGCTGCGCGACAGCGGGCTGCCGGCCGGCGAGCTGGTGATCGAGGTGGCCCGGATGGGCCCGGACCGGCTCGCCGACGAACTCGGCCGCCGGCTGGCCGCGCTGCGCAGACTCGGGGTCTCCACCTGGCTGGCCGGTTACGGCGCCGGCAGCGGCTCGCTGGGGGCGCTCGCCCGGCTGCCGCTGGACGGGCTCAAGCTGGACCGCACGCTGGTCCAGGACCTCGGCGAGTCCGCGCTCAGCCGCACCCTGGCCGGGCACGCCCTGCGGCTCGGCCGTGACCTCGGGATGATCACCGCCGCCGAGGGTGTGGACCTGCCCCGGCAGGTCGCCGCGCTGCAGGAGCTGGGCTGCCGGCTGGCCCAGGGCTCGGCCTTCGCCCCGCCGCTGGACGAGACCCGGCTGCGCCGGGCGCTGGCCCGCCGCGGCTACCCGCTGCCCAAGCCGCTCGGCCCGCTGTCCGCCCGCCGCGGGTACCTGGCCGCGGACACCCGTACGGGTGGCCGCGCGGACGCCGCGCCGGGCCGTGTCGTACCTCACCACGGGGCCTCCGACCTGCCCGAACACCCGGCCGCCGCCGGTCCGGGAGCTGGTCCGCATGGCGAGACGGTCATCCCACCTGCTTGA
- a CDS encoding helix-turn-helix transcriptional regulator has protein sequence MQQISVSPVFVGRGSEITELTDALRRAGTGSPQAVLIGGEAGIGKTRLLEEFLQRASDGGAVTTLGSCLEVGAEGLPYAPLAAALRRLHRSLGAEFEAAAAGSEGHLARLLSEFGEADGEPNDEYGRARLFEHTARLFERFGAERTLVLAVEDLHWSDRSTRELLAFLVRTLHRSRVLLVATYRTDDLHRRHPLRPFLAELERLRTVQRLELERFGRREVAAQLAGILGTTAPDRQLVDRILRRSEGNPFFVEELATAFEDGCGAGLTDSLRDILLVRVEGLDEEAQRVVRIAAEGGSHVEHALLAAVLADDEEALIEALRAAVGANILRPDSEGEGYRFRHALVREAVSDDLLPGERHRINRKFALAVEARPQLVPADALPARLANYWYHAHDPARALPTALDAARAARRRNAFAEQLGMLERALELWDQVSEEVLAHTLRPYDWAETYPPGSCDHSPADADCDRIQLVDVLAEAVVAARRCGDRERGLSLAKRGLRLVDEAEHPVRSAWFRINRARMLGNLRRSGDDEEIARAHRLVEGLPPSAVQAEVFALAAGVAVVRSPRPEHLELAERAIRIAEQVGAHSVEVHARMTLGSLRHDLLGDAEGGLAELTAAVERARQLGVPDLLLRGINNLASMQRGLGRAEEAVRLAREGLEFADGNGLQRNIGNILTGNLVEALADLGQVREAEELLAASESASLTGSHAEFLDRMRGDLAVLRGDFAAAATLLTKARAANRVGQPQHSVPISRLAVRIAAYGGRPLEARAELLAALAEEGRLGYASDVYPLLVEAAGVEADSLGLPETEAGRAEVLAAIAAAGAELRPQSPLHRGWAGLLEAELARAAAADTPEQWARAIAELRPTGLPYPLALALLRGAEAEVRAGRREAATELLREAAELAAARGDRPLGAQIAALAERAGLTLAPAARPAAAAAPVQAVGDSFGLTPRERDVLRLLARGWTNRQIAEELYISPKTASVHVSNILGKLEVGGRGEAAALAHRLRLFPDDLVPSGR, from the coding sequence ATGCAGCAGATATCGGTCAGTCCCGTCTTCGTCGGCCGCGGCAGCGAGATCACCGAACTGACCGACGCGCTGCGCAGGGCGGGCACCGGCAGCCCGCAGGCCGTGCTGATCGGTGGCGAGGCCGGCATCGGCAAGACCCGGCTGCTGGAGGAGTTCCTGCAGCGGGCCTCCGACGGGGGTGCGGTCACCACGCTCGGCAGCTGTCTGGAGGTCGGCGCCGAAGGCCTGCCGTACGCGCCGCTGGCCGCCGCGCTGCGCCGGCTGCACCGCTCGCTGGGCGCCGAGTTCGAGGCCGCCGCGGCCGGCAGCGAGGGTCATCTCGCCCGGCTGCTCTCCGAGTTCGGCGAGGCGGACGGCGAACCCAACGACGAGTACGGCCGGGCCCGGCTGTTCGAGCACACCGCGAGACTGTTCGAACGGTTCGGCGCGGAGCGTACCCTCGTCCTCGCCGTCGAGGACCTGCACTGGTCCGACCGCTCCACCCGGGAACTGCTCGCCTTCCTGGTGCGCACCCTGCACCGCTCCCGGGTGCTGCTGGTCGCCACCTACCGCACCGACGACCTGCACCGCCGCCACCCGCTGCGCCCCTTCCTCGCCGAGCTCGAACGGCTGCGCACCGTCCAGCGGCTGGAGCTGGAACGGTTCGGCCGCCGCGAGGTCGCGGCCCAGCTGGCCGGCATCCTCGGCACCACCGCCCCCGACCGCCAGCTGGTGGACCGGATCCTGCGCCGCTCGGAGGGCAACCCGTTCTTCGTCGAGGAACTGGCCACCGCCTTCGAGGACGGCTGCGGCGCCGGGCTGACCGACTCGCTGCGGGACATCCTGCTGGTCCGGGTCGAGGGGCTGGACGAGGAGGCCCAGCGGGTGGTGCGGATCGCCGCCGAGGGCGGCTCGCACGTCGAACACGCCCTGCTGGCCGCCGTCCTGGCCGACGACGAGGAGGCGCTGATCGAGGCGCTGCGGGCGGCCGTCGGCGCCAACATCCTGCGCCCGGACAGCGAGGGCGAGGGCTACCGCTTCCGACACGCGCTGGTCCGCGAGGCCGTCTCGGACGACCTGCTGCCCGGCGAACGGCACCGGATCAACCGCAAGTTCGCGCTCGCCGTGGAGGCCCGCCCGCAGCTGGTGCCCGCCGACGCGCTGCCGGCCCGGCTGGCCAACTACTGGTACCACGCGCACGACCCGGCCCGCGCCCTGCCGACCGCCCTGGACGCCGCCCGCGCGGCCCGCCGCCGCAACGCCTTCGCCGAGCAACTCGGCATGCTGGAACGCGCCCTGGAGCTGTGGGACCAGGTCTCCGAGGAGGTGCTGGCGCACACCCTGCGCCCGTACGACTGGGCCGAGACCTACCCGCCCGGCTCCTGCGACCACAGCCCCGCCGACGCGGACTGCGACCGGATCCAGCTGGTCGACGTGCTGGCCGAGGCGGTGGTCGCGGCCCGGCGCTGCGGCGACCGCGAGCGCGGCCTGAGCCTGGCCAAGCGCGGTCTCCGGCTGGTCGACGAGGCGGAGCACCCGGTCCGTTCGGCCTGGTTCCGGATCAACCGGGCCCGGATGCTGGGCAACCTGCGCCGCTCCGGGGATGACGAGGAGATCGCCCGCGCGCACCGGCTGGTGGAGGGCCTGCCGCCGTCCGCCGTGCAGGCCGAGGTGTTCGCGCTGGCCGCCGGGGTCGCGGTGGTCAGATCGCCCCGCCCCGAGCACCTGGAACTGGCCGAGCGGGCGATCCGGATCGCCGAGCAGGTCGGCGCCCACTCGGTCGAGGTGCACGCCCGGATGACCCTCGGCAGCCTGCGCCACGACCTCCTGGGCGACGCCGAGGGCGGGCTGGCCGAGCTGACGGCGGCGGTCGAGCGGGCCCGGCAACTGGGCGTGCCGGACCTCCTGTTGCGCGGCATCAACAACCTGGCCAGCATGCAGCGCGGACTGGGCCGGGCCGAGGAGGCCGTCCGGCTGGCCCGGGAGGGCCTGGAGTTCGCGGACGGCAACGGGCTGCAGCGCAACATCGGCAACATCCTGACCGGCAACCTGGTCGAGGCGCTGGCCGACCTCGGGCAGGTCCGGGAGGCCGAGGAACTGCTCGCCGCCAGCGAGTCGGCCAGTCTGACCGGTTCCCACGCCGAGTTCCTGGACCGGATGCGCGGTGACCTCGCCGTGCTGCGGGGGGACTTCGCCGCCGCGGCGACCCTGCTGACGAAGGCCCGGGCGGCCAACCGGGTCGGCCAGCCGCAGCACAGCGTGCCGATCAGCCGGCTGGCGGTGCGGATCGCCGCGTACGGCGGACGGCCGCTGGAGGCCCGGGCCGAACTGCTCGCCGCGCTCGCGGAGGAGGGGCGGCTCGGCTACGCCTCCGACGTCTACCCGCTGTTGGTGGAGGCCGCCGGGGTGGAGGCGGACAGCCTGGGGCTGCCGGAGACCGAGGCGGGCCGCGCCGAGGTGCTGGCCGCGATCGCCGCGGCGGGCGCCGAACTGCGGCCGCAGTCCCCGCTGCACCGCGGCTGGGCCGGACTGCTGGAGGCCGAACTCGCCCGTGCCGCGGCCGCGGACACGCCCGAGCAGTGGGCGCGGGCGATCGCCGAGCTGCGGCCGACCGGCCTGCCGTACCCGCTGGCCCTCGCCCTGCTGCGCGGTGCGGAGGCGGAGGTGCGGGCCGGGCGGCGGGAGGCCGCGACCGAACTGCTGCGCGAGGCGGCCGAACTGGCGGCCGCCCGGGGCGACCGGCCGCTCGGGGCGCAGATCGCCGCCCTGGCCGAGCGGGCCGGGCTCACCCTCGCCCCGGCCGCGCGCCCGGCCGCCGCGGCGGCCCCGGTGCAGGCCGTCGGGGACTCGTTCGGGCTCACCCCCCGTGAGCGGGACGTGCTCCGGTTGCTCGCGCGGGGCTGGACCAACCGGCAGATCGCCGAGGAACTGTACATCTCTCCGAAGACCGCAAGCGTGCACGTGTCCAACATCCTGGGCAAGTTGGAGGTCGGCGGTCGCGGCGAGGCCGCCGCGCTGGCCCATCGGCTGCGGCTGTTCCCTGACGACCTGGTCCCCTCGGGCCGGTGA
- the gatB gene encoding Asp-tRNA(Asn)/Glu-tRNA(Gln) amidotransferase subunit GatB: protein MSVMNLVSYEDALASYDPVMGLEVHVELGTKTKMFCGCSTELGAEPNSQTCPTCLGLPGSLPVVNAVGVESAVKIGLALNCEIAEWCRFARKNYFYPDMPKNFQTSQYDEPIAFNGYLDVQLEDGSTFRVEIERAHMEEDTGKSSHVGGATGRIHGATHSLLDYNRAGIPLIEIVTKPIVGAGERAPEVAKAYVAELRELIRSLGVSEARMDKGQMRCDVNLSLRPNGTETFGTRSETKNVNSLRSVERAARFEIQRHATVLTDGGTIVQETRHFHEDDGTTTSGRIKDNAEDYRYFPEPDLVPVAPSREWVEELRAALPELPRVRRARLQAEWGLSDKDMQSVLNAGAVEPILETIAAGAPADQARKWWMGELARRANETGTELSEQPITPAQVARVTALVAEGKLNDKLARQVIEAVLAGEGEPDEVVEKRGLAVVSDDSALGAAVDQAIAENEAVAAKIRDGKIAAVGALVGAVMKATRGQADAARVKDLILEKLGVSA, encoded by the coding sequence GTGAGCGTCATGAACCTGGTCTCCTACGAGGACGCTCTCGCGTCGTACGACCCGGTGATGGGCCTTGAGGTCCACGTCGAGCTCGGTACCAAGACCAAGATGTTCTGCGGCTGCTCGACCGAGCTGGGCGCCGAGCCGAACAGCCAGACCTGCCCGACCTGCCTGGGCCTGCCGGGCTCGCTGCCGGTGGTCAACGCGGTGGGCGTGGAGTCGGCCGTCAAGATCGGCCTGGCGCTGAACTGCGAGATCGCCGAGTGGTGCCGGTTCGCGCGGAAGAACTACTTCTACCCGGACATGCCCAAGAACTTCCAGACCTCGCAGTACGACGAGCCGATCGCCTTCAACGGCTACCTCGACGTGCAGCTGGAGGACGGCTCGACCTTCCGCGTGGAGATCGAGCGCGCCCACATGGAGGAGGACACCGGCAAGTCCAGCCACGTCGGCGGCGCCACCGGTCGCATCCACGGGGCCACCCACTCGCTGCTCGACTACAACCGGGCCGGCATCCCGCTGATCGAGATCGTCACCAAGCCGATCGTCGGCGCGGGCGAGCGGGCCCCCGAGGTCGCCAAGGCGTACGTCGCCGAGCTGCGCGAGCTGATCAGGTCGCTGGGCGTCTCCGAGGCCCGGATGGACAAGGGCCAGATGCGCTGCGACGTCAACCTGTCGCTGCGCCCGAACGGCACCGAGACCTTCGGCACCCGCTCGGAGACCAAGAACGTCAACTCGCTGCGCAGCGTGGAGCGGGCCGCCCGGTTCGAGATCCAGCGGCACGCCACCGTGCTGACCGACGGCGGCACCATCGTCCAGGAGACCCGCCACTTCCACGAGGACGACGGCACCACCACCTCGGGCCGGATCAAGGACAACGCCGAGGACTACCGCTACTTCCCCGAGCCGGACCTGGTGCCGGTGGCCCCCTCCCGCGAGTGGGTCGAGGAGCTGCGCGCCGCGCTGCCGGAGCTGCCGCGGGTGCGTCGCGCCCGGCTGCAGGCCGAGTGGGGCCTGTCCGACAAGGACATGCAGTCCGTGCTCAACGCCGGTGCGGTCGAGCCGATCCTGGAGACCATCGCGGCCGGTGCCCCGGCCGACCAGGCCCGCAAGTGGTGGATGGGCGAGCTGGCCCGCCGCGCCAACGAGACCGGCACCGAGCTGAGCGAGCAGCCGATCACCCCGGCGCAGGTCGCCCGGGTCACCGCGCTGGTCGCCGAGGGCAAGCTGAACGACAAGCTGGCCCGTCAGGTCATCGAGGCCGTGCTGGCCGGCGAGGGCGAGCCGGACGAGGTCGTCGAGAAGCGCGGCCTGGCCGTGGTCTCGGACGACTCGGCGCTGGGCGCCGCCGTCGACCAGGCCATCGCCGAGAACGAGGCCGTCGCCGCCAAGATCCGCGACGGCAAGATCGCGGCCGTGGGCGCGCTGGTCGGCGCGGTCATGAAGGCCACCCGTGGCCAGGCGGACGCGGCACGTGTGAAGGACCTGATCTTGGAGAAGCTGGGCGTCTCTGCCTGA